A window of bacterium contains these coding sequences:
- a CDS encoding N-6 DNA methylase: MITKEQAKQKIQKLIDKYNIEKEELNTYNEEATKTGFIQPFLKDVLGWDVNDRNEVSPEVKISKGRVDYGLKIDGKIRIFVEAKSLSSNLNKHIEQAVGYGYNRKDVPFVLLTDFEGIKLFDVTIKPDSKNPLKGLKMDLHWDQYIDQFDKLWLISKESAIYGKLDKLLLIKPKDRLPVDKAILKDLSEWREILAKDIFKNNPKLFHSEDTEKDADYLREITQKILDRLIFMRFCEDRGFIDRSFLNALFEGRTDSVGTITMVFLKEEFKHYNGIFDSDLFRPQEWENNLAIDFKIMRKIVLDTYNPYQFDVIPLEVLGNIYEQYLGYTIRLTEHQVKYELKPDVRKAGGVYYTPEYIVDYIVKNTVGKSLQELSNKKIKKLRILDPACGSGSFLIRAYEEMLNYYQNQKPKKQKKISTKQSELNLGHEKKEQRLTIHEKADILCTHIFGVDIDEQAVEVTKLSLMLKMLEGEQDRIHGKDLLPMLNKNIKCGNSLISGNVLELTRYFGNDYYKVKPFNWNEEFKEIIVDEKGFDVVIGNPPYSLIGSDRRKEQLYFRDGNFVMESYKTNTYMLFLEKGLTLLKKKSAVLGYIIPKSLVFNTFFNDARKFLLSNFAIPEIIEIKEKVFVDAEVGDSILFFAKKDKDSVKNLLNYYKVKNIFPVFDIIEHHKNIQSNLLQQSEIRFFEDTIKIRAKTQRLGDICVVSNGLNPGNIRHILLSSSPETSNHKKMLLGRDIKRYFTHWSGTWVNYDSTLKEKIKMTDIKSKAGMTAQKKVDFALRNPKIYSPNKIVIRKTADCILASYEKEGFYFDSLSHGIQLKKEVNGSILYILGLLNSKFINYIHSNISQNKGKVFAKVLGKNLERLPIRTIDFSNPADKKLHDDIVALVDIMLDLNKKLQTAKGNDKDYIQKQITQTDNEIDTIVYKLYNITEGEKKIIETVELQK; encoded by the coding sequence ATGATAACCAAGGAGCAAGCCAAACAAAAAATCCAAAAACTCATTGATAAATACAATATAGAAAAAGAAGAACTTAATACCTACAACGAGGAAGCCACAAAAACTGGTTTTATTCAACCTTTTCTGAAAGATGTTTTAGGCTGGGATGTGAATGATCGCAACGAAGTTAGTCCCGAAGTAAAAATATCAAAAGGTAGGGTTGATTATGGACTCAAGATTGATGGTAAAATTAGGATTTTCGTTGAAGCAAAATCACTAAGTTCTAACCTTAATAAACATATTGAACAGGCAGTCGGGTATGGTTACAACAGGAAAGATGTTCCTTTTGTCCTTCTTACTGATTTTGAAGGAATAAAACTTTTTGACGTAACAATCAAACCGGATTCCAAAAACCCTCTAAAAGGTTTAAAAATGGACCTTCACTGGGACCAATATATTGACCAGTTTGATAAATTATGGTTGATTTCAAAAGAATCTGCAATCTATGGGAAACTTGACAAATTACTTCTGATAAAACCTAAAGACAGACTCCCGGTTGACAAAGCTATTCTTAAAGACCTTAGCGAATGGCGAGAAATCTTGGCTAAAGACATCTTTAAAAACAACCCCAAACTTTTCCACTCGGAAGACACGGAAAAAGATGCTGACTACCTGAGAGAAATAACACAGAAAATCCTTGACCGTCTAATCTTTATGCGATTCTGCGAAGACCGTGGCTTTATTGACCGTAGTTTCTTAAACGCATTATTTGAGGGAAGAACGGATTCTGTCGGCACTATTACAATGGTATTTCTTAAAGAAGAGTTTAAGCATTATAATGGCATATTTGATAGTGATCTGTTCAGACCTCAGGAATGGGAAAATAATTTAGCAATTGACTTCAAAATTATGCGAAAAATCGTTCTGGATACTTATAATCCTTACCAGTTTGATGTTATCCCGCTGGAGGTTTTGGGCAATATCTATGAACAGTATTTGGGTTATACTATCAGGTTGACCGAGCATCAGGTAAAATATGAGTTAAAACCGGATGTCCGCAAAGCAGGCGGAGTTTATTATACCCCCGAATATATCGTTGACTACATTGTCAAAAATACTGTTGGCAAATCATTACAAGAGTTATCCAACAAGAAAATAAAGAAACTTAGAATATTAGACCCAGCTTGTGGCTCAGGCAGTTTTCTTATCAGGGCTTATGAAGAAATGCTAAATTACTACCAGAATCAGAAACCAAAAAAACAGAAAAAAATATCAACAAAACAGTCAGAATTAAATTTAGGGCACGAAAAAAAAGAACAACGCCTCACAATCCACGAAAAAGCAGACATCCTGTGCACCCATATATTCGGTGTAGATATAGATGAACAAGCAGTAGAAGTAACAAAGCTTTCCTTGATGTTAAAAATGCTTGAAGGCGAGCAGGATAGAATCCATGGCAAAGATCTCTTGCCAATGCTAAATAAAAACATCAAATGCGGCAACTCTTTGATTTCCGGCAATGTCTTAGAACTCACAAGATACTTTGGCAACGACTACTATAAAGTCAAACCTTTCAACTGGAACGAGGAATTCAAAGAGATTATCGTTGACGAGAAGGGGTTTGATGTCGTAATAGGTAACCCACCGTATTCACTTATTGGTTCTGATAGAAGGAAGGAACAATTGTATTTTAGAGATGGTAATTTCGTTATGGAATCTTATAAAACTAATACCTATATGCTATTTTTAGAAAAAGGCTTAACTCTCTTAAAGAAGAAAAGTGCAGTTTTGGGATATATTATACCTAAATCTTTAGTATTTAACACTTTTTTTAATGATGCAAGAAAATTTTTATTATCTAATTTTGCAATCCCCGAGATTATAGAGATAAAAGAAAAAGTTTTTGTTGATGCCGAGGTAGGAGATAGTATTTTGTTTTTTGCAAAAAAGGATAAAGATTCAGTCAAAAACCTTCTTAATTATTATAAAGTAAAAAATATATTCCCAGTTTTTGATATTATTGAACATCACAAAAATATTCAAAGTAATTTATTACAGCAAAGTGAAATAAGATTTTTTGAGGACACAATAAAGATAAGAGCCAAAACACAAAGACTTGGCGATATATGTGTCGTATCCAATGGGCTTAACCCTGGGAATATAAGACATATTTTATTATCATCTTCACCGGAGACTTCTAATCATAAAAAAATGTTACTTGGTAGAGACATAAAGCGTTACTTTACTCATTGGTCCGGAACATGGGTTAATTATGATTCAACCTTGAAAGAAAAGATTAAAATGACAGACATAAAATCAAAAGCAGGAATGACAGCACAAAAGAAAGTAGATTTTGCTTTAAGAAATCCAAAAATATATTCCCCTAATAAAATTGTTATTAGAAAAACCGCTGATTGTATTTTAGCAAGTTATGAAAAAGAAGGGTTTTATTTTGATTCTTTATCCCACGGAATTCAACTCAAAAAGGAAGTTAACGGGTCAATCCTTTATATTTTGGGACTCTTAAATTCTAAATTCATTAATTATATACATAGTAATATATCACAAAATAAGGGAAAAGTATTTGCAAAAGTTTTAGGTAAAAACTTAGAACGACTTCCTATTCGCACTATTGATTTTTCTAACCCTGCCGATAAAAAGCTTCACGATGACATTGTTGCATTAGTTGATATAATGCTTGACTTAAACAAAAAACTCCAAACCGCAAAAGGCAACGATAAAGACTACATCCAAAAACAAATCACCCAAACCGACAACGAAATTGATACCATAGTATATAAACTTTATAACATAACTGAGGGAGAGAAGAAGATAATAGAGACTGTCGAATTACAAAAATGA
- a CDS encoding P-loop NTPase fold protein has product MNNASFCIDLFNTREKATIIWLLIFGVWALSKKNIRSSFWINIKGLFEKKILVLIMAMLVYIGFIFAILSKIGIWNISLTKDTVFWVLGSAFVLLINVNRAMEDEHHFKKIILDNLKLILIIEFIVNLYTFNFWIELILIPVLFMLVAGSAFTKIKKEKKVIDSILSAFGILLIVFTLVKIFENYQAFASLENLRAFTLPLLLTFAYLPFLYFFALFMSYESLFAHLDFFLKKDLKLAKFAKQKVFTLCHVNLGKLNRFSKGSAQELIRLNNRNDILNMIKTFKRARIAISKEKTIQNIKYFSYSLLLSLFITCMILIVCENSGFIKDFSNKIIDIAIVSFILLFFLHSWSTTQKFWQRYKNTKQLSTQSFISNLDCIILTTALVIIFLLICFLIYSAKPILIFTGVNNIRRIILTFIFIFMWLLLSYFSNKKTGTKSVGNKNISSLSDEPIDNSGRDLLGREKFIDTLYDSIIKLPFEDSFVYGLSGRWGEGKTSVIKLLQNKLEENKEFLIVDFKPWYFNDEETIFTAFYSQLEQALSKEAIFPNIKRTFNKYLKLISVRVPQTDINIKLPHCEETLEDVRDNMQKFIQQTEKKIIIFIDDIDRLERKEVLLVFKLVRLNMNFKNTRFILSFDVDAVRKLLKGSKKEGDFEDAKIDPEFLDKIIQVTTDLPAIEQIYIDQFLYSYIDGRVNRTLLKNILRKYPDKWEQIFDNPNDGYLYFKKGLQENDFVFMTDLKEKAEVIKFWEPYKENLFDKLDVSRIDRAEFRNNFDNLYETQIKTLFKTLRITKRYLNSLCLMLPAVKDEVDLHDFFVLEVIRTFYSTVYEDIWLNQKFYITEKEEENRMPNEIITHINKIVENQQEKDILMKLLKAIFPLVNASYYNAKESKMPDVVAWNREKRKIHHFECFKRYFMLRVPPLEIPDATVKNTLIEWNKDKNKIETSILKFREKDQLLEFFRKISVFRNVINIKEEIIPDIANIVLNKYKKELEVYEYSAAKKLLMELYRDKKVNKFPAIIDTTGNNEFIINNYFLGEKEGTFSIWAKVTDEHNSSTKHMYIIGTASDGGRRIGISASQGTVDFYMNVFAIARMGSKKCWSFWCTNDKGEEKLIDSDSNKALSVGWHLFTVCWSKTKGFVSFYIDTMSINKPKEEKVIESWPVTYGECVIGTWPNRAKEHYFNSEIGYWEIFNKVISEDDIKEIYDEKIKFLP; this is encoded by the coding sequence ATGAACAATGCAAGTTTTTGCATAGATTTATTTAATACAAGAGAAAAAGCAACCATTATTTGGTTGTTAATTTTCGGGGTTTGGGCATTATCTAAAAAAAATATTAGAAGTTCGTTTTGGATAAATATAAAAGGGTTATTTGAAAAAAAGATTTTGGTCTTAATAATGGCTATGCTCGTTTACATTGGTTTTATATTTGCTATTCTGTCAAAAATAGGGATTTGGAATATTTCTTTGACAAAAGATACGGTTTTTTGGGTTTTGGGTTCAGCATTTGTGCTTCTGATAAATGTAAATAGAGCTATGGAAGACGAACATCATTTCAAAAAAATAATTTTAGATAACTTAAAGTTGATTTTAATAATTGAGTTTATAGTGAATCTTTACACCTTTAACTTTTGGATTGAGTTAATACTAATACCAGTGCTTTTCATGCTTGTTGCCGGAAGTGCCTTTACAAAAATAAAAAAAGAGAAAAAAGTAATTGATTCTATTTTGTCAGCTTTTGGTATTTTACTTATCGTTTTTACTCTCGTTAAAATATTTGAAAATTATCAAGCTTTTGCGAGTTTAGAAAACTTGCGTGCTTTTACCCTACCGCTTCTATTAACTTTTGCGTATTTACCATTTTTGTACTTTTTTGCTCTTTTCATGTCTTATGAAAGTTTATTTGCTCACCTTGATTTTTTTCTAAAGAAAGACCTAAAGTTAGCAAAATTCGCAAAACAAAAAGTTTTTACTTTATGTCATGTTAATCTTGGCAAACTTAACAGATTTTCAAAGGGAAGTGCTCAAGAGTTGATAAGACTAAACAATAGAAATGATATATTGAATATGATTAAAACTTTTAAAAGAGCCCGAATTGCCATTTCAAAAGAAAAAACAATTCAGAATATTAAATATTTTAGTTACTCACTGTTATTATCGTTATTTATTACCTGCATGATTCTAATTGTTTGTGAAAATAGTGGCTTTATAAAAGATTTTTCAAATAAGATTATAGATATAGCTATTGTATCTTTTATACTACTCTTTTTTTTACATTCTTGGAGTACAACACAGAAGTTCTGGCAGAGATATAAAAATACTAAACAGTTATCTACCCAATCCTTCATTAGCAATCTTGATTGTATAATTTTAACTACCGCATTAGTCATTATTTTCCTATTGATTTGTTTTTTAATTTACTCCGCTAAGCCTATTTTAATTTTTACAGGAGTTAATAATATTAGGCGGATAATACTAACTTTTATATTTATATTTATGTGGCTTTTATTAAGTTATTTCTCGAATAAAAAAACAGGAACAAAAAGCGTTGGGAATAAAAACATTTCTTCGCTTTCCGATGAACCTATAGATAATTCGGGACGGGATTTATTAGGACGCGAAAAGTTTATTGATACTCTATACGATTCAATTATAAAACTTCCCTTCGAAGATTCTTTTGTTTATGGGCTTTCTGGACGCTGGGGAGAAGGCAAAACATCGGTAATTAAGCTATTACAAAATAAATTAGAAGAAAATAAAGAGTTTTTAATTGTAGACTTTAAGCCTTGGTACTTTAATGATGAAGAAACTATATTTACTGCCTTTTACTCTCAACTTGAACAAGCTTTAAGTAAAGAGGCTATATTCCCAAATATAAAAAGAACATTTAATAAATATTTAAAACTCATTTCGGTAAGAGTGCCACAAACAGATATTAATATTAAACTTCCACATTGTGAGGAAACTTTAGAAGACGTTAGAGATAATATGCAAAAATTCATACAACAAACCGAGAAGAAGATAATTATATTCATTGATGATATTGATAGATTAGAGAGAAAAGAAGTCTTGCTTGTTTTTAAGCTTGTTCGTCTTAATATGAATTTTAAGAATACAAGATTTATCCTGAGTTTTGATGTAGATGCGGTTCGAAAGCTTTTGAAAGGCAGTAAAAAGGAAGGGGATTTTGAAGATGCTAAAATAGACCCCGAATTTTTGGATAAAATTATTCAGGTTACTACTGATTTGCCAGCTATTGAACAAATATATATCGACCAGTTTTTATATAGTTATATTGATGGAAGAGTAAATAGAACATTACTTAAAAATATCCTTCGCAAGTATCCAGATAAGTGGGAACAAATCTTTGATAATCCAAACGATGGATATCTATATTTTAAAAAAGGACTTCAAGAAAATGATTTTGTATTTATGACAGATTTAAAAGAGAAAGCAGAGGTTATAAAATTCTGGGAACCATATAAAGAAAATCTTTTCGATAAACTTGATGTTTCCCGAATCGATAGAGCAGAGTTTAGAAATAATTTTGACAATTTATATGAAACTCAAATTAAAACATTATTTAAAACTTTGCGTATCACTAAAAGATATTTAAATAGTTTATGCTTAATGCTTCCAGCGGTTAAAGATGAAGTTGATTTGCATGATTTCTTTGTTTTAGAAGTAATACGGACTTTTTATTCGACAGTTTATGAAGATATATGGTTAAACCAAAAGTTTTATATTACAGAAAAAGAGGAAGAAAACAGAATGCCAAATGAAATAATTACGCATATAAATAAGATTGTTGAAAATCAACAAGAGAAGGATATTCTGATGAAGCTATTAAAGGCTATTTTCCCATTGGTAAATGCAAGTTATTATAACGCTAAAGAATCTAAAATGCCTGATGTAGTGGCATGGAATAGAGAAAAAAGAAAAATTCACCATTTTGAATGTTTTAAGAGATATTTCATGCTTAGAGTCCCTCCATTAGAGATACCGGATGCAACGGTAAAAAATACATTAATCGAATGGAATAAAGATAAAAACAAGATTGAAACTTCTATTTTAAAATTTCGCGAGAAAGATCAACTTTTAGAGTTTTTCCGTAAAATAAGTGTGTTTAGGAATGTTATAAATATAAAAGAAGAAATAATTCCTGATATTGCAAATATTGTTCTTAATAAATATAAAAAGGAATTAGAAGTTTATGAATACAGTGCGGCAAAAAAATTGTTAATGGAATTATACAGGGATAAAAAAGTTAATAAGTTTCCTGCAATAATAGATACTACAGGGAACAATGAATTTATTATAAATAATTATTTCCTTGGAGAGAAGGAGGGAACTTTTTCTATATGGGCTAAAGTAACAGACGAACATAATTCATCTACGAAGCATATGTACATAATAGGGACTGCTTCTGATGGTGGGCGAAGAATAGGGATTAGCGCTTCGCAAGGAACAGTAGACTTTTATATGAATGTATTTGCGATAGCAAGAATGGGAAGTAAAAAATGTTGGAGTTTCTGGTGTACAAATGATAAAGGAGAGGAAAAACTTATCGATTCGGATTCCAATAAGGCACTTTCCGTTGGATGGCATTTATTTACCGTTTGTTGGTCAAAAACAAAAGGTTTTGTTAGTTTTTATATAGATACTATGTCAATTAATAAACCAAAGGAGGAGAAAGTTATTGAATCATGGCCTGTAACTTACGGAGAATGTGTTATAGGAACTTGGCCTAATAGAGCCAAAGAACATTATTTTAATTCAGAAATTGGGTACTGGGAAATATTTAACAAAGTAATATCTGAGGACGATATAAAGGAAATCTATGATGAGAAAATCAAATTTTTACCATGA
- a CDS encoding RHS repeat domain-containing protein, translating to MKEMTVKCFKKGDKALDVLKLKHNLEFDKHNKHTALIETYKVYFYPNKTLMMIEGLNKKGKMIFLKNCSTASSFGDDNSVYIYRKRNKTDKKVPDKDYNFIVCNKSGQVIEHEYCGGSKSTYKYDANNRLIEEVSDGSVIWKYKYDKKGRKISETKYDDDNSIRNIRKYYYDDTDRLLKRKLSEKILSGEYLDSYSLFHYDKHSNLIKEENFDWNKKVCKDWNEYKYSKDGKLVEKRDCCIAKSKTREREKIKYFYENKLLKEEIVYLEEQPGLSDTSAIKSRLYSKTCYTYDSHDRLIKKEIFQADGKLDHRYIWEYDNKKVVMDKKALATLSYFQNEGYKVLINNNRVLKEKEKMFAPTLLNDCHWEFITTYEYDKYGRLAKVTMR from the coding sequence ATGAAAGAGATGACAGTTAAGTGTTTCAAAAAAGGGGATAAGGCGTTGGATGTATTAAAACTCAAACACAATCTTGAGTTTGATAAGCACAACAAACATACTGCATTGATTGAAACTTATAAAGTTTATTTTTATCCGAATAAAACCCTAATGATGATTGAAGGATTAAATAAAAAAGGCAAGATGATATTTCTTAAAAATTGCTCTACTGCTTCATCTTTTGGAGATGATAATAGCGTTTATATCTATCGGAAACGAAATAAAACAGACAAGAAAGTCCCCGATAAAGATTATAACTTTATTGTATGCAATAAAAGCGGACAGGTTATAGAACATGAATACTGTGGTGGATCTAAGAGTACTTACAAATATGACGCCAATAATCGTTTAATAGAAGAGGTCTCCGATGGCTCAGTTATCTGGAAATACAAATATGATAAAAAAGGCAGGAAAATATCGGAAACAAAATATGATGACGATAACTCTATAAGGAATATCAGAAAGTATTATTACGATGATACAGACAGACTGTTGAAAAGAAAGCTTTCGGAAAAAATACTTTCCGGAGAATATCTAGATTCTTATTCTTTGTTTCATTACGATAAACATTCTAACCTTATTAAAGAGGAAAATTTTGACTGGAATAAAAAGGTATGCAAAGACTGGAATGAGTATAAATATTCTAAAGATGGGAAGCTGGTAGAAAAACGAGATTGTTGTATAGCAAAATCTAAAACAAGAGAAAGAGAAAAAATTAAATATTTTTATGAAAACAAACTGCTTAAAGAGGAAATCGTGTATCTTGAAGAACAACCGGGATTATCTGATACAAGCGCTATAAAGAGTAGATTATATTCAAAGACCTGTTACACCTATGATTCTCATGACAGGCTGATTAAGAAAGAAATATTTCAAGCTGATGGGAAATTAGACCATCGTTATATATGGGAATATGACAACAAGAAAGTTGTTATGGATAAAAAAGCGTTAGCAACTCTTTCATATTTTCAAAACGAAGGATATAAAGTATTAATTAATAATAACAGAGTATTAAAGGAAAAGGAAAAAATGTTTGCCCCTACCCTCCTTAACGATTGTCATTGGGAATTTATAACTACTTACGAATATGATAAGTATGGCAGGCTTGCTAAGGTCACTATGCGTTGA
- a CDS encoding recombinase family protein, translated as MENKELIRASIYVRVSTELQEREGCSLGEQERRCRAYCESKGWVLYKVYKDSDSGRNINRKKLQELIQDAGLGFFNVVVVFKLDRMSRNVKNMHHIIEEFDKREVNFVSITESLDTSSSVGRLTFNMLSSIAEFESDAIGERAYMGMLGKAGKCNYNGGTISDGYKVENKRLTIDETRTPIIRQIFELYCQGHPETKQEMSTSTIAKWLNEKNYHTNQHTTKAGKLIGGKKWGSETVRIILSNPVYYGVYTWNKYRIKRKDGKVISQQRDRKNWVYIENAHEPIVSKEIFLAAQEKLKVKRKASDKECQENYLFNGLLHFSPCGIKLEGWKKTRAIEEKDEIKTYEDKYYRCNPSGWRRIRGLKSDEPLTPHCEDCRLKYVRKEVIEPFLIEQVKNLQGRLPEIRELVEKLKVCKDTETEDLDNKEQNFIREKRILENEKQRLFDLLKKENIALDKFSQQIKEIAEREKKAEDELFLVSVQKAQLSYTEQDASVAEELILQFRDYLTWATDTEKKPLVQALVKRVDIESNGKVNITFRLPLQNREVSSSVVTMAT; from the coding sequence ATGGAAAACAAAGAATTAATAAGAGCTAGTATTTATGTCAGGGTCAGTACTGAACTCCAAGAAAGAGAGGGCTGTTCACTTGGTGAGCAAGAGAGAAGATGTAGAGCGTACTGTGAAAGTAAGGGATGGGTACTTTACAAGGTTTATAAAGACTCGGACTCCGGTCGGAATATTAACCGTAAGAAATTACAGGAGCTGATACAAGATGCAGGATTAGGATTTTTTAACGTAGTAGTTGTTTTCAAACTCGATAGGATGAGCCGTAATGTTAAAAATATGCATCATATAATAGAAGAGTTTGATAAAAGAGAAGTGAATTTTGTATCTATCACTGAGTCCCTTGATACGAGTAGTTCTGTCGGAAGACTTACCTTTAATATGTTATCTTCCATTGCTGAGTTTGAGTCTGATGCCATAGGAGAACGGGCTTATATGGGAATGCTTGGCAAGGCGGGAAAATGTAATTATAATGGCGGAACTATTTCTGATGGATATAAAGTAGAGAATAAAAGGTTAACAATTGATGAAACCAGAACTCCAATTATACGGCAAATTTTTGAATTATATTGCCAAGGCCATCCTGAAACTAAACAAGAAATGAGCACCAGCACTATAGCTAAGTGGCTCAATGAAAAGAACTACCATACAAATCAGCACACTACAAAGGCAGGCAAACTTATTGGAGGAAAAAAATGGGGAAGTGAAACAGTAAGAATAATTTTGTCTAACCCTGTATATTATGGTGTTTATACGTGGAATAAATATCGTATTAAACGTAAAGATGGTAAAGTAATTAGCCAACAAAGAGATAGGAAAAATTGGGTATATATAGAAAATGCCCATGAACCTATTGTTTCAAAGGAAATATTTTTGGCTGCACAAGAAAAGCTTAAAGTGAAAAGGAAAGCCAGCGATAAAGAGTGTCAAGAAAACTATTTATTTAATGGATTATTACATTTTTCTCCCTGCGGAATAAAATTAGAGGGCTGGAAGAAAACAAGAGCAATAGAAGAAAAAGATGAAATAAAAACTTATGAAGATAAATACTACCGTTGCAATCCTTCCGGTTGGCGAAGGATAAGAGGTTTAAAAAGCGATGAACCACTTACTCCGCATTGTGAAGATTGCAGGCTTAAATATGTGAGAAAAGAGGTGATTGAACCTTTTCTTATAGAACAAGTTAAGAATCTTCAGGGAAGACTACCAGAGATTAGGGAGTTAGTGGAAAAGCTGAAAGTATGTAAAGATACTGAAACAGAAGATTTAGATAATAAAGAGCAAAATTTTATAAGGGAAAAACGTATACTTGAAAATGAGAAACAGAGGCTATTTGACCTACTAAAGAAAGAGAATATTGCATTAGATAAATTTAGCCAACAGATAAAAGAAATTGCTGAGAGAGAAAAAAAAGCAGAAGATGAACTTTTTCTTGTTTCTGTTCAAAAGGCACAGTTATCTTATACTGAACAGGATGCTTCAGTGGCGGAGGAGCTTATACTCCAGTTTAGAGATTATTTGACTTGGGCTACTGATACGGAGAAAAAGCCACTTGTTCAAGCATTAGTAAAAAGAGTAGATATCGAGTCAAATGGTAAAGTAAATATAACGTTCAGACTTCCTCTTCAGAATAGGGAAGTCAGTAGTTCTGTTGTAACGATGGCGACGTAG
- a CDS encoding dipeptide epimerase: MKITKVNVKPILLPLKVPFKIALGEDVEYEGVVVEIETDNGLTGIGEISPSHRITGETVGASISIMQTDIIPQIMDENPLFIAKLMDKVNARIIFNPSVKCAVDIALHDILGKYLGMPLKTILGGFRESITTSITIGIKSISETIEEGKSFVTNGAKVIKIKIGLDPEEDIEKIRLLREELGYKLAIRVDANQGYDPRTAIKVLRKLEKYEIEFVEQPVAYWDIKGLKFVKNNTDIPVMADESIHSIYDAINLIREEACDLFNIKLMKAGGIKAGAKIAAIAESAGIPCMIGCMVETRIGIAAATHLALATKNIKYADLDGHLMLRKDVVDGGVFTENGENKVTDKSGLGVTMIENN; encoded by the coding sequence ATGAAAATCACGAAAGTAAACGTAAAACCTATACTTTTACCACTAAAAGTTCCATTTAAGATTGCCCTTGGAGAAGACGTTGAATATGAAGGTGTAGTTGTAGAAATAGAAACTGATAACGGTTTAACCGGCATTGGAGAAATATCCCCTTCACACAGAATTACAGGTGAAACAGTAGGAGCTTCAATTAGTATAATGCAAACTGATATAATACCACAGATTATGGACGAAAATCCTTTGTTTATAGCAAAACTAATGGATAAAGTCAATGCAAGAATTATATTTAATCCAAGTGTAAAATGTGCAGTTGATATTGCGTTGCACGATATACTCGGCAAATATCTTGGTATGCCATTGAAAACCATACTTGGTGGATTCAGAGAATCTATAACAACTTCCATTACTATAGGTATCAAATCTATATCGGAAACTATAGAAGAAGGGAAAAGCTTTGTCACAAACGGAGCAAAAGTAATAAAAATAAAAATCGGTCTGGATCCGGAGGAAGATATAGAAAAAATAAGATTACTCCGTGAAGAACTTGGTTATAAACTGGCTATAAGAGTTGATGCTAACCAGGGATACGATCCACGCACCGCAATAAAAGTTTTAAGAAAACTTGAAAAATATGAAATTGAATTTGTCGAACAACCCGTTGCTTATTGGGATATCAAAGGATTAAAATTCGTAAAAAATAACACTGATATCCCCGTTATGGCAGATGAAAGCATACATTCTATTTATGATGCAATAAATTTAATCCGTGAAGAAGCTTGTGATTTATTCAATATAAAATTAATGAAAGCTGGTGGAATAAAAGCAGGAGCAAAAATTGCAGCAATCGCAGAAAGTGCAGGTATCCCCTGTATGATAGGTTGTATGGTCGAGACAAGAATTGGCATCGCGGCTGCAACACATTTAGCACTTGCCACAAAAAACATCAAATATGCAGACCTTGACGGACATCTAATGCTACGAAAAGATGTAGTCGATGGAGGAGTTTTTACCGAAAACGGTGAAAATAAGGTAACTGATAAATCTGGATTAGGCGTAACGATGATAGAAAATAATTAA
- a CDS encoding glycine cleavage system protein H, producing MAIIEGYNLPDNLYYHENGTWVKLQGENVRIGVTDFYQKLAGKITYLDFPFENDELIQGDPCGRIQFDKLIAPVSGTVITVNQELEDNLNIINKEPYASGWIIIVRTSNIDEELKNLYHGEKAVEWLKNKLTNK from the coding sequence ATGGCAATAATAGAAGGATATAATTTACCTGATAATCTTTACTATCACGAAAATGGAACATGGGTAAAACTACAGGGAGAAAATGTACGGATAGGCGTAACCGACTTTTATCAAAAATTAGCAGGAAAAATAACTTATCTTGATTTCCCCTTTGAAAACGATGAACTAATACAGGGAGACCCATGCGGTAGAATTCAATTTGATAAACTCATAGCTCCTGTTTCCGGTACGGTTATTACAGTAAATCAGGAATTAGAAGATAACCTTAATATTATAAATAAAGAACCTTATGCCAGCGGTTGGATAATAATCGTTAGAACTTCAAATATAGATGAAGAATTAAAAAATTTATATCACGGAGAAAAAGCAGTAGAGTGGTTAAAAAATAAACTTACAAATAAATAA